In one window of Camelina sativa cultivar DH55 chromosome 15, Cs, whole genome shotgun sequence DNA:
- the LOC109124676 gene encoding peptidyl-prolyl cis-trans isomerase FKBP62-like has product MDADYEMPPVGGMNDDDIDMDFGDAAAYLKVGEEKEIQQGLKKKLVKEGEGYETPENGDEVEVHYTGTLLDGTKFDSSRDRATPFKFTLGQGQVIKGWDIGIKTMKKGENAVFTIPAELAYGESGSPPTIPANATLQFDVELLTWVSVKDICKDGGVFKKILAVGEKWENPKDLDEVLVKFEAKLDDGTIVGKSDGVEFTVKDGNFCPALAKAVKTMKKGEKVLLTVKPQYGFGEKGKPASSGEGAVPPNATLEINLELVSWKTVSEVTDDNKVMKKILKEGEGYERPNEGAVAKVKLIGKLQDGTVFLKKGHGENEELFEFKTDEEQVVDGLDRAVMKMKKGEVALVTVEPEYAFGSNESKQELAVVPPNSTVYYEVDLVTFDKERESWDMNTEEKIEAATKKKEEGNSQFKAGKYALASKRYEKAVKFIEYDTSFSEEEKKQAKALKVACNLNDAACKLKLKDYKQAEKLCTKVLELESTNVKALYRRAQAYMELADLDLAEFDVKKALEIDPNNREVKLEQRRLKEKMKEFNKKEAKFYGNMFAKLTKESSKDGEAMST; this is encoded by the exons ATGGATGCAGATTACGAGATGCCTCCGGTCGGTGGAATGAACGACGACGACATCGACATGGATTTCGGCGACGCCGCTGCGTATCTCAAAGTCggtgaagagaaagagatccaacaaggtttgaagaagaagcttgttaAGGAAGGTGAAGGTTACGAGACTCCTGAGAATGGCGATGAAGTTGAAG TGCATTACACTGGGACTTTGTTAGATGGGACGAAGTTTGATTCTAGCCGTGACAGAGCAACGCCTTTTAAATTCACTCTTGGACAAG GTCAGGTTATTAAAGGATGGGATATTGGTATTAAGACAATGAAGAAAGGTGAAAACGCTGTTTTCACTATCCCTGCGGAGCTAGCGTATGGGGAATCTGGTTCACCGCCGACAATCCCTGCGAACGCCACGCTTCAGTTTGATGTGGAGTTGCTTACATGGGTTAGTGTTAAGGACATATGCAAAGATGGTGGTGTGTTTAAGAAGATTCTTGCTGTGGGAGAGAAGTGGGAGAACCCAAAGGATCTCGATGAAGTTCTTG TTAAGTTCGAGGCTAAACTTGACGATGGTACCATTGTTGGGAAATCTGATGGCGTAGAATTCACTGTTAAAGATG GAAATTTCTGCCCCGCACTTGCTAAGGCTGTGAAAACCATGAAAAAGGGTGAAAAGGTCCTTCTGACAGTTAAACCACAAT ATGGTTTTGGGGAGAAGGGAAAGCCAGCCTCTTCTGGTGAAGGCGCTGTTCCTCCAAATGCGACACTTGAGATCAATCTGGAGTTAGTTTCCTGGAAAACAGTTTCAGAAGTAACTGATGACAACAAGGTTATGAAGAAAATCTTGAAGGAAGGGGAAGGATATGAGCGTCCTAACGAGGGGGCAGTTGCGAAAG TGAAATTGATAGGGAAGCTTCAAGATGGAACTGTATTCCTGAAGAAAGGTCATGGTGAGAATGAGGAACTGTTTGAGTTCAAAACAGATGAAG AGCAAGTGGTCGATGGACTTGATAGAGCTGTCATGAAGATGAAAAAGGGTGAAGTGGCATTGGTGACAGTAGAACCTGAGTACGCCTTTGGTTCTAATGAGTCAAAACAGGAATTGGCTGTGGTGCCACCAAACTCAACTGTCTACTATGAGGTTGATCTTGTGACTTTCGACAAG GAAAGGGAATCGTGGGACATGAACACTGAAGAAAAGATAGAAGCTGCTActaagaagaaggaagaaggaaatTCCCAGTTTAAAGCAGGCAAATATGCCCTGGCGTCGAAGAGATACGAGAAG GCTGTCAAATTCATTGAATACGACACATCCTTCagtgaagaggagaagaagcaagCAAAAGCATTGAAGGTGGCGTGCAATCTAAACGATGCAGCCTGCAAACTCAAATTGAAAGATTACAAGCAGGCTGAAAAACTATGCACAAAG GTGTTAGAGCTTGAAAGCACCAATGTGAAGGCCTTATACAGGAGAGCCCAAGCATACATGGAGTTGGCTGATTTAGACTTGGCTgagtttgatgtcaagaaggcCCTTGAAATCGATCCCAACAACCG GGAAGTGAAGCTGGAACAGAGAAGGTTGAAGGAGAAAATGAAGGAGTTCAACAAAAAGGAAGCCAAGTTTTATGGAAACATGTTTGCAAAACTAACT AAGGAATCATCAAAAGATGGAGAGGCAATGAGCACCTGA
- the LOC104747073 gene encoding uncharacterized protein LOC104747073, with protein sequence MAVFSRTKRVTDPLDDEAKARILSSHGCILDQDSPRLCELVHGFFDDGHEETLYDDPDSDLSENSVVERSQASEEILKMAVTFSDSDPYRNLLLAHVLRAAEAYSGFRSRNKSVFQNKVASFLRELGHDAAVCVSKWSSSAKLIAGSYDFIDVIYKPTAVRYFVDLDFASEFEIARPTQEYTRVLQLLPNVFVGKEENLRTIVRESCEATKRSMKSRGLSLPPWRRSSYLQHKWFGPYKRKVGSGLGVKPLSSDAVSCRSLGFDHEGAVNARLFIRT encoded by the coding sequence ATGGCTGTTTTCTCAAGAACCAAACGTGTCACTGATCCACTCGACGACGAAGCTAAAGCTCGGATCTTAAGTAGCCACGGTTGCATCCTAGACCAAGATTCTCCTCGACTCTGCGAGCTTGTACACGGGTTTTTCGACGATGGTCACGAAGAGACACTCTACGACGACCCTGACTCCGACCTGTCTGAGAATTCTGTAGTCGAACGTTCCCAAGCTAGTGAGGAGATCTTGAAGATGGCGGTGACCTTCTCTGATTCTGATCCTTATCGGAATCTATTGCTAGCTCACGTTTTAAGAGCCGCGGAGGCATATTCCGGTTTTAGGTCAAGGAACAAATCTGTTTTTCAGAACAAGGTAGCTTCGTTTCTGCGAGAGCTCGGCCACGACGCGGCGGTTTGTGTGTCCAAATGGAGCTCATCGGCCAAACTCATCGCCGGGAGTTACGATTTCATTGATGTCATTTACAAGCCGACGGCCGTCCGTTACTTCGTTGATCTAGACTTTGCTTCGGAGTTCGAGATCGCAAGGCCGACGCAAGAATACACGCGTGTGTTGCAGTTGCTTCCTAATGTTTTTGTCGGGAAAGAAGAGAATCTGAGGACGATCGTGAGAGAGTCATGTGAGGCTACGAAGCGGTCCATGAAGAGCCGTGGCTTGTCTCTCCCACCGTGGCGGAGAAGCTcttatttgcaacacaagtggTTTGGTCCGTACAAAAGAAAGGTTGGATCTGGTTTGGGAGTGAAGCCGTTGAGTAGTGACGCTGTAAGCTGCCGATCTTTAGGGTTTGATCATGAGGGTGCCGTCAATGCTCGTTTGTTCATCAGGACGTGA